From a region of the Sinorhizobium sp. B11 genome:
- a CDS encoding D-glycerate dehydrogenase, whose amino-acid sequence MPKPRILVTRRWPASVEAVLAERFDVSLNRDDVPLGESELRQALADHDAVLPTVSDKLPAAVFAGDIRTKILGNFGVGFNHIDISAAKAKGIAVTNTPGVLTDCTADIAMLLLLSVARRGGEGERQVRAGEWKGWCPTHMIGTKVTGKTVGIIGFGRIGKAFAQRCHFGFGMDIVFYNRSQVDPGEAARYGARQLGSVEEVLAASDFVSLHCPGGAENRHLMNAERFAAMKRGAFLINTARGDVVDETALTAALANGTIRGVGLDVYEAEPQVPEALRRMENVVLLPHLGSATEETRTAMGMKVVENVTAFFEGREAPDRVI is encoded by the coding sequence ATGCCAAAACCCCGCATTCTCGTCACCCGGCGCTGGCCCGCCTCGGTAGAGGCCGTGCTCGCAGAGCGTTTCGATGTCTCGCTCAACAGAGATGATGTGCCGCTCGGTGAAAGCGAGCTTCGCCAGGCGCTGGCGGACCATGACGCGGTGCTGCCGACCGTTTCCGACAAGCTGCCGGCAGCGGTGTTTGCCGGCGATATCCGTACGAAGATCCTCGGCAATTTCGGGGTGGGATTCAATCACATCGATATCTCCGCCGCAAAGGCCAAAGGCATTGCGGTGACGAATACGCCTGGGGTACTGACCGATTGCACCGCCGATATCGCCATGCTGCTTCTGCTTTCCGTGGCCCGTCGCGGCGGCGAGGGCGAGCGCCAGGTGCGTGCCGGCGAATGGAAGGGCTGGTGTCCGACGCATATGATCGGCACGAAGGTGACCGGCAAGACTGTGGGTATTATCGGCTTCGGGCGAATCGGCAAGGCTTTTGCGCAGCGCTGCCATTTTGGCTTCGGCATGGACATCGTGTTCTATAACCGTTCCCAGGTCGACCCGGGGGAGGCGGCACGTTACGGCGCGCGTCAGCTTGGTTCGGTGGAAGAGGTGCTCGCGGCTTCCGATTTCGTTTCGCTCCATTGCCCTGGAGGAGCGGAGAACCGGCATCTGATGAATGCAGAGCGGTTTGCAGCAATGAAGCGGGGCGCTTTCCTCATCAATACGGCGCGAGGCGATGTCGTCGATGAGACGGCGCTGACAGCGGCGCTTGCGAACGGCACGATCCGCGGCGTCGGGCTCGATGTCTACGAGGCGGAGCCGCAAGTGCCGGAAGCGCTGCGACGGATGGAGAATGTCGTTCTGCTGCCGCATCTCGGCAGCGCGACGGAAGAGACGCGCACGGCGATGGGGATGAAGGTCGTGGAGAATGTGACGGCGTTTTTCGAAGGCCGCGAGGCGCCGGACCGCGTCATCTGA
- a CDS encoding branched-chain amino acid ABC transporter substrate-binding protein translates to MKKSLLSAVALTAIVAFGGVARADIVIGVGGPLTGPNAAFGAQLQKGAEQAAADINAAGGINGEQIKIELGDDVSDPKQGISVANKFVADGVKFVIGHFNSGVSIPASEVYAENGILEITPAATNPVFTERGLWNTFRTCGRDDQQGAIAGKYLADHFKDAKIAVIHDKTPYGQGLADETKKALNAAGVTEAMYEGVNVGDKDFSALIAKMKEAGVSIIYWGGLHTEAGLIIRQSADQGLKAALVSGDGIVSNELASIAGDAVAGTLNTFGPDPTVNPANKDLVAKFKAAGFNPEAYTLYSYAALQTIAAAAKAAGSTDAEAVAAAMKEKGPFPTVLGEISFDEKGDPKLPGYVMYEWKKGDDGKYSYFQKAD, encoded by the coding sequence ATGAAGAAGTCTCTCTTGTCAGCGGTGGCACTGACGGCGATCGTCGCGTTCGGCGGCGTCGCACGAGCTGACATCGTGATCGGCGTTGGCGGCCCGCTGACGGGTCCAAACGCTGCGTTCGGCGCACAGCTTCAGAAGGGTGCCGAGCAGGCAGCCGCCGACATCAACGCTGCTGGCGGTATCAACGGCGAGCAGATCAAGATCGAGCTCGGCGACGACGTTTCCGACCCGAAGCAGGGCATCTCCGTCGCGAACAAGTTCGTTGCTGACGGCGTGAAGTTCGTTATCGGCCACTTCAACTCGGGCGTTTCCATTCCGGCTTCCGAAGTTTACGCCGAAAACGGCATCCTCGAAATCACCCCGGCTGCTACGAACCCGGTTTTCACCGAGCGTGGCCTGTGGAACACCTTCCGCACCTGCGGTCGTGACGACCAGCAGGGCGCCATTGCCGGCAAGTATCTGGCCGACCACTTCAAGGACGCCAAGATCGCCGTCATTCACGACAAGACACCTTACGGCCAGGGTCTCGCTGACGAAACCAAGAAGGCTCTGAATGCCGCTGGCGTCACCGAAGCCATGTACGAAGGCGTCAACGTCGGCGACAAGGACTTCTCGGCTCTCATCGCAAAGATGAAGGAAGCCGGCGTTTCGATCATCTACTGGGGCGGTCTGCACACCGAAGCCGGTCTCATCATCCGCCAGTCGGCCGACCAGGGCCTGAAGGCAGCGCTCGTTTCGGGTGACGGTATCGTCTCGAACGAACTCGCCTCCATCGCTGGTGACGCCGTTGCCGGTACGCTGAACACCTTCGGCCCGGATCCGACTGTCAACCCGGCCAACAAGGACCTCGTAGCGAAGTTCAAGGCCGCCGGCTTCAACCCGGAAGCTTACACGCTCTATTCCTACGCTGCGCTGCAGACGATCGCTGCTGCTGCCAAGGCGGCCGGTTCTACCGACGCTGAAGCCGTTGCCGCGGCCATGAAGGAAAAGGGTCCGTTCCCGACCGTTCTCGGCGAGATCTCCTTCGACGAAAAGGGCGACCCGAAGCTTCCGGGCTACGTCATGTACGAATGGAAGAAGGGCGACGACGGCAAGTACAGCTACTTCCAGAAGGCCGACTGA
- a CDS encoding ABC transporter ATP-binding protein — protein sequence MAAGEQLLKVQGVETYYGNIRALAGIDVEVKKGEIVSLIGANGAGKSTLMMTICGSPQARTGSIVFDGQDITKLPTHEIARLRIAQSPEGRRIFPRMTVLENLQMGAGLDNLKYFHEDVEKIFVMFPRLKERQSQRGGTLSGGEQQMLSIGRALMARPKLLLLDEPSLGLAPLIVKGIFEAIKMLNEKEGLTVFLVEQNAFAALKLSHRAYVLVNGKVTMSGSGKELLANPEVRAAYLEGGRH from the coding sequence ATGGCGGCCGGTGAACAGCTTCTCAAGGTTCAGGGCGTCGAGACCTATTACGGCAATATTCGCGCGCTCGCCGGCATCGATGTCGAGGTGAAGAAGGGCGAAATCGTCAGCCTGATCGGCGCCAACGGCGCCGGCAAGTCGACGCTGATGATGACGATCTGCGGGAGCCCGCAGGCCCGTACCGGCTCGATCGTCTTCGACGGCCAGGATATCACCAAGCTGCCGACGCATGAGATCGCGCGGTTGCGTATCGCGCAGTCGCCCGAAGGACGACGCATCTTTCCGCGAATGACCGTGCTGGAAAATCTCCAGATGGGCGCCGGTCTCGATAATCTCAAATACTTCCATGAGGATGTAGAAAAGATTTTCGTTATGTTCCCGCGTCTTAAGGAGCGTCAGTCGCAGCGTGGCGGCACGCTTTCGGGTGGCGAACAGCAGATGCTTTCGATCGGCCGTGCGTTGATGGCGCGCCCGAAGCTGCTGCTGCTCGACGAACCGTCGCTCGGCCTCGCTCCGCTGATCGTGAAGGGCATCTTCGAAGCCATCAAGATGCTGAACGAGAAGGAGGGGCTGACCGTCTTCCTCGTGGAGCAGAACGCATTCGCAGCGCTCAAGCTGTCTCACCGGGCCTATGTGCTGGTCAACGGCAAGGTAACGATGAGCGGCAGCGGCAAGGAACTGCTTGCGAATCCCGAGGTGCGTGCTGCCTATCTCGAAGGCGGGCGGCATTGA
- a CDS encoding ABC transporter ATP-binding protein has product MSPVENTMSNDTLLKVEHLSMKFGGLMAINDFSFEAKRGEITALIGPNGAGKTTVFNCITGFYKPTMGMITLTQNSGKQYLLERLPDFRITKEARVARTFQNIRLFSGLTVLENLLVAQHNKLMKASGFTVLGLLGIGPYKREAAAAIELARHWLEKADLIDRADDPAGDLPYGAQRRLEIARAMCTGPELLCLDEPAAGLNPRESAALNALLKGIRTETGTSILLIEHDMSVVMEISDHVIVLEYGQKISDGSPDHVKNDPRVIAAYLGVEDEEVEEVIATVEGGAI; this is encoded by the coding sequence ATGAGCCCTGTCGAGAACACGATGTCGAATGACACTTTGCTCAAGGTCGAGCACCTGTCGATGAAGTTCGGCGGCCTGATGGCCATCAACGACTTCTCCTTCGAGGCCAAGCGCGGTGAAATCACCGCGCTGATCGGCCCGAACGGTGCGGGCAAGACGACCGTCTTCAACTGCATCACCGGTTTCTATAAGCCGACGATGGGCATGATTACGCTGACTCAGAACAGCGGCAAGCAGTACCTTCTCGAGCGCCTGCCGGACTTCCGTATCACCAAGGAAGCCAGGGTTGCCCGTACCTTCCAGAACATCCGCCTGTTCTCGGGCCTCACCGTTCTGGAAAACCTGCTGGTCGCCCAGCATAACAAACTGATGAAGGCTTCGGGCTTCACGGTGCTTGGTCTGCTCGGTATCGGTCCCTACAAGCGCGAAGCGGCTGCTGCCATCGAGCTTGCGCGCCACTGGCTTGAGAAGGCCGACCTTATCGACCGCGCCGACGATCCGGCCGGCGACCTGCCTTACGGCGCCCAGCGTCGTCTGGAAATCGCTCGCGCCATGTGCACCGGTCCGGAGCTGCTGTGCCTCGACGAGCCGGCTGCCGGTCTCAATCCGCGAGAATCGGCAGCGCTCAATGCCTTGCTGAAAGGCATTCGCACCGAAACCGGCACCTCGATCCTGCTCATCGAGCACGACATGTCGGTCGTCATGGAAATTTCCGACCACGTCATCGTTTTGGAATACGGCCAGAAGATTTCCGACGGAAGCCCCGACCACGTGAAGAACGACCCGAGGGTTATTGCAGCCTATCTTGGTGTCGAGGATGAAGAAGTCGAAGAGGTCATTGCGACCGTAGAAGGGGGCGCAATCTGA
- the livM gene encoding high-affinity branched-chain amino acid ABC transporter permease LivM gives MANIDTSAGKSDAGLVQKGLREAFFSGLIALGLFVLYVGLGTQQNINNELIVVQRWGLLAIFVLVAAIGRFIVVVFVRPHLDQRKLLKARHGDLEISTEKGFFRTHFLKFALLFLVVYPLLTAYFLGPQGALKWVDNFGIQILIYVMLAWGLNIVVGLAGLLDLGYVAFYAVGAYSYALLSAHFGFSFWVLLPLAGIFAALWGVILGFPVLRLRGDYLAIVTLAFGEIIRLVIINWTEVTKGTFGISGIAKASVFGIWSFDVGKANNFAKVFGLPSSSAYYKIFLFYVILALCMLTAYVTIRLRRMPIGRAWEALREDEIACRSLGINTVTTKLTAFATGAMFGGFAGSFFAARQGFVSPESFVFLESAVILAIVVLGGMGSLTGIAIAAVVMVGGTEVLREMDFLKMVFGPDFTPELYRMLLFGLAMVIVMLFKPRGFVGSREPTAFLKERKAVSGSFTKEGHG, from the coding sequence ATGGCAAACATCGACACTTCCGCTGGCAAGTCCGACGCCGGGCTTGTCCAGAAGGGGCTTAGGGAAGCCTTCTTCTCCGGCCTCATCGCACTTGGTCTGTTCGTTCTCTATGTCGGTCTCGGCACGCAGCAGAACATCAACAACGAGCTGATTGTCGTTCAGCGTTGGGGACTGCTGGCCATTTTCGTGCTGGTCGCCGCCATCGGCCGTTTCATCGTGGTTGTTTTCGTCAGGCCGCATCTTGATCAGCGCAAGCTTTTGAAGGCGCGTCATGGCGATCTGGAGATTTCGACGGAAAAAGGCTTCTTCCGGACGCATTTCCTGAAGTTCGCCCTGCTTTTCCTGGTGGTTTATCCGCTGCTGACAGCCTATTTCCTCGGTCCGCAGGGCGCGCTGAAGTGGGTGGACAATTTCGGCATCCAGATCCTGATCTACGTGATGCTCGCCTGGGGTCTGAATATCGTCGTTGGTCTCGCCGGTCTGCTCGACCTCGGCTATGTCGCCTTCTACGCAGTCGGCGCCTATTCCTATGCGCTGCTGTCGGCCCATTTCGGCTTTTCCTTCTGGGTGCTGCTGCCGCTCGCCGGTATTTTTGCCGCTCTCTGGGGCGTCATTCTCGGCTTCCCCGTGCTGCGCCTGCGCGGCGACTATCTGGCGATCGTGACGCTTGCCTTCGGTGAAATCATTCGTCTCGTCATCATCAACTGGACGGAAGTCACCAAGGGCACCTTCGGTATCTCCGGCATCGCCAAGGCTTCGGTCTTCGGCATCTGGAGCTTCGATGTCGGCAAGGCGAACAATTTCGCCAAGGTCTTCGGCCTGCCGTCGTCTTCGGCCTATTACAAGATCTTCCTGTTCTACGTCATCCTGGCTCTCTGCATGCTGACCGCCTATGTGACGATCCGGCTGCGCCGCATGCCGATCGGCCGTGCGTGGGAAGCGCTTCGCGAAGATGAAATCGCCTGCCGTTCGCTCGGTATCAACACGGTGACGACGAAGCTGACCGCTTTCGCCACCGGCGCGATGTTCGGCGGCTTCGCCGGTTCCTTCTTCGCCGCCCGTCAGGGCTTCGTCTCGCCGGAATCCTTCGTGTTCCTGGAATCGGCCGTCATTCTCGCCATCGTCGTCCTTGGCGGCATGGGCTCGCTGACGGGCATCGCTATCGCCGCTGTCGTCATGGTCGGCGGTACGGAAGTGCTGCGCGAAATGGACTTCCTCAAGATGGTCTTCGGACCGGATTTCACCCCGGAACTCTACCGCATGCTGCTCTTCGGCCTTGCGATGGTCATCGTCATGCTGTTCAAGCCGCGCGGTTTTGTCGGCTCGCGTGAGCCGACCGCCTTCCTCAAGGAGCGCAAAGCGGTCTCCGGAAGCTTTACCAAGGAGGGCCATGGTTGA
- a CDS encoding branched-chain amino acid ABC transporter permease: protein MEYFVQQLFNGLTLGSIYGLVAIGYTMVYGIIGMINFAHGDIFMLGGFAALIVFLVLTSIFAGLPVAVLLLAMLVVAMLMTSLWNWTIERVAYRPLRGSFRLAPLITAIGMSITLSNFIQVTQGPRNKPIPPLVGTVYNVGGLSISLKQIIIIVVTVVLLAAFWYLVNKTALGRAQRATEQDRKMAALLGVNVDQTISITFIMGAALAAVAGTMYLMYYGVASFNDGFIPGVKAFTAAVLGGIGSLPGAVLGGLMIGLIESLWSAYFTIAYKDVATFAILAFVLIFKPTGILGRPEVEKV, encoded by the coding sequence ATGGAGTATTTCGTCCAGCAGCTCTTCAATGGGCTGACTCTCGGATCCATCTATGGCCTTGTGGCTATTGGCTATACGATGGTTTACGGCATTATCGGCATGATCAACTTCGCCCATGGCGATATTTTCATGCTTGGTGGTTTCGCTGCTCTTATCGTCTTTCTCGTTCTCACATCCATCTTTGCAGGTCTTCCGGTAGCCGTGCTGCTATTGGCGATGCTTGTGGTCGCGATGCTGATGACGAGTTTGTGGAACTGGACGATCGAGCGCGTCGCCTACCGCCCGCTGCGCGGTTCATTCCGCCTGGCGCCGCTGATTACCGCGATCGGCATGTCGATCACGCTGTCCAACTTTATCCAGGTGACGCAGGGTCCGCGCAACAAGCCGATCCCGCCGCTCGTCGGCACGGTATATAATGTTGGTGGTCTCTCGATCTCGCTGAAGCAGATCATCATCATTGTCGTGACCGTCGTCCTGCTTGCTGCCTTCTGGTATCTTGTCAACAAGACGGCACTCGGACGTGCTCAGCGCGCCACCGAACAGGACCGCAAGATGGCCGCCCTTTTGGGCGTCAATGTTGACCAGACCATCTCCATCACCTTCATCATGGGTGCGGCACTCGCGGCCGTCGCCGGCACGATGTATCTGATGTACTATGGTGTCGCATCGTTCAACGATGGCTTCATCCCGGGCGTCAAGGCCTTCACTGCAGCCGTTCTCGGCGGCATCGGCTCACTGCCGGGCGCTGTTCTCGGCGGGCTGATGATCGGCCTCATCGAATCCCTATGGTCGGCCTATTTCACCATCGCGTACAAGGATGTCGCTACCTTCGCCATTCTTGCATTCGTGCTGATCTTCAAGCCGACGGGCATTCTCGGCCGGCCGGAAGTCGAGAAGGTATAA
- the cysQ gene encoding 3'(2'),5'-bisphosphate nucleotidase CysQ, with amino-acid sequence MLKTFERAALEAGKAIIEVFCDGCPVEMKADESPVTIADQEAERIILAHLQRDFPEIPVIAEESVAAGKVPDIAGKSFFLVDPLDGTREFLDKRREFTVNIAYVENGIPVAGIVYAPALGIAFSGERGSAEKLVIDENFAVTERSLIKVRKQPAESMALASFRHDSPETGLFLARHAISKCTNIGSSLKFCLLAEGKADVYPRFTRTMEWDTAAGDAVLRAAGGSTVTMDGQPLLYGKTGAAADFDFANPHFVSWGGTKPALAQA; translated from the coding sequence ATGCTGAAGACATTCGAACGGGCGGCACTCGAAGCCGGCAAGGCCATCATAGAGGTCTTCTGCGACGGCTGCCCGGTGGAAATGAAGGCCGACGAAAGTCCGGTGACGATCGCCGACCAGGAGGCCGAGCGCATCATACTGGCGCATCTGCAACGCGATTTCCCCGAGATCCCCGTCATCGCCGAAGAATCAGTGGCTGCCGGCAAGGTGCCCGACATCGCCGGAAAGTCCTTCTTTCTCGTCGACCCTCTCGATGGCACCCGCGAATTCCTGGATAAGCGCCGGGAGTTTACCGTCAATATCGCCTATGTGGAAAATGGCATTCCGGTCGCCGGTATCGTCTACGCCCCGGCGCTGGGCATCGCTTTTTCCGGCGAACGCGGAAGCGCGGAAAAACTGGTAATCGACGAAAACTTTGCAGTAACGGAGCGAAGCCTTATCAAGGTGCGCAAGCAGCCGGCAGAGAGCATGGCTCTTGCAAGCTTTCGCCACGATAGTCCCGAGACTGGCCTTTTCCTGGCCAGGCATGCCATCTCCAAATGCACCAACATCGGCTCGTCCCTGAAATTCTGTCTGCTGGCTGAAGGCAAGGCCGACGTCTACCCGCGGTTCACCCGCACCATGGAGTGGGATACAGCGGCTGGCGATGCGGTGCTGCGCGCAGCCGGCGGATCGACTGTCACTATGGACGGCCAACCGCTTCTCTACGGCAAAACCGGTGCGGCTGCCGATTTCGACTTCGCAAATCCCCATTTCGTCTCTTGGGGCGGTACGAAACCTGCACTCGCACAGGCATAG
- a CDS encoding sugar transferase, with product MSVMDLNKSISEESFRVTPVRQGNARFPVTALDSIVPPPASVQFLMKRAFDIFASISALVVLAPLLLAVAALIKMDSPGPVLFKQTRWGKNCRAIKVYKFRSMRTDMQDVSGVAQTVKNDPRVTRVGAFLRRSNIDELPQLLNVLKGDMSVVGPRCHAIGMRAGGMLYEELVPEYHHRHAMRPGITGLAQMRGLRGPTDRPAKARARIASDLHYVENFSVLMDIRIIFGTLISELNGGKGF from the coding sequence TTGAGCGTCATGGACCTTAACAAGAGTATTTCTGAAGAGAGCTTTCGCGTTACGCCTGTTCGACAGGGCAACGCGAGGTTCCCAGTTACCGCACTCGACAGCATCGTTCCGCCACCTGCCTCCGTGCAGTTCTTGATGAAGCGCGCCTTCGATATTTTTGCCTCGATCAGCGCGCTCGTCGTGCTTGCTCCACTGCTTCTCGCCGTCGCAGCCCTGATCAAGATGGACAGCCCCGGTCCAGTCCTCTTCAAGCAGACCCGCTGGGGCAAGAACTGCCGGGCCATCAAGGTCTACAAGTTCCGTTCCATGCGCACGGACATGCAGGATGTCAGCGGCGTTGCACAGACGGTCAAGAATGACCCCCGTGTCACCCGCGTCGGCGCCTTCCTGCGTCGCTCTAACATTGATGAGCTCCCGCAGCTTCTCAACGTACTGAAGGGTGACATGTCCGTTGTTGGACCGCGCTGCCATGCAATCGGCATGCGTGCCGGCGGCATGCTCTATGAAGAGCTGGTTCCGGAATATCATCACCGCCATGCCATGCGTCCGGGCATTACCGGCCTGGCGCAGATGCGCGGCCTGCGCGGCCCGACGGACCGCCCGGCCAAGGCGCGCGCCCGCATCGCCAGCGATCTCCACTATGTCGAGAACTTCTCGGTATTGATGGACATCCGCATCATCTTCGGAACGCTGATTTCCGAATTGAATGGCGGCAAAGGCTTCTGA
- a CDS encoding LuxR C-terminal-related transcriptional regulator codes for MKRRERAVRDCADDAAFSPFGARSAGVSAVDGANRLDELAKAAGFEFYLFSVFPRGDRTAFLENKLISNWPQSLVNFYEEADLFYCSKLVAVMKQTIMPVFCEEGPFGGNAANQENRRLNTMFQMHGLKHTFAFALHDADLKQYIFAFSGAQAMPSREEAMALLYGCMELLDTLPSDEKPEDQPSESLTRREIECLRWSAAGKSSDEIAIILDLSSHTVVGYLKSAMRKLDSVNRMQAVARAFRYRLL; via the coding sequence ATGAAGAGACGTGAACGCGCAGTCCGCGACTGCGCCGATGATGCTGCATTTTCGCCTTTTGGAGCCCGTTCTGCGGGCGTTTCCGCCGTCGACGGCGCAAACCGCCTAGACGAGTTGGCGAAGGCTGCGGGGTTCGAATTCTACCTGTTTTCCGTATTCCCGCGTGGGGACAGGACGGCCTTTCTCGAAAACAAGCTGATCAGCAACTGGCCTCAGAGCCTCGTCAACTTTTACGAGGAGGCGGACCTCTTCTATTGCAGCAAGCTGGTCGCTGTCATGAAACAAACCATCATGCCTGTCTTCTGTGAGGAAGGCCCTTTTGGTGGCAATGCAGCGAATCAGGAAAATCGCCGTCTGAACACGATGTTTCAGATGCACGGGCTGAAGCATACCTTTGCCTTCGCACTGCACGACGCTGACCTGAAACAATACATTTTTGCTTTTTCAGGCGCGCAGGCGATGCCCTCTCGCGAAGAAGCAATGGCGCTGCTTTATGGCTGCATGGAGCTTCTGGACACGCTACCAAGCGACGAGAAGCCGGAAGACCAGCCATCGGAAAGCCTGACCCGGCGGGAGATCGAATGTCTGCGCTGGTCGGCTGCCGGCAAGAGCAGCGATGAGATCGCAATCATTCTCGATCTCTCGTCTCATACGGTGGTGGGATATCTGAAGAGCGCGATGCGCAAGCTGGATTCGGTCAACCGGATGCAGGCCGTTGCCCGGGCATTTCGGTATCGGCTGCTGTAA
- a CDS encoding DUF1153 domain-containing protein: MTEMIRPRVKYVIGPDGSPLTIADLPPPNTRRWVIRRKAEVVAAVRGGLLSLEEACERYTLTVEEFLSWQSSINSHGLAGLRTTRIQQYRH; this comes from the coding sequence ATGACCGAAATGATACGTCCCCGAGTAAAATATGTCATCGGCCCCGATGGCAGCCCCCTGACGATTGCGGATCTTCCGCCGCCCAATACGCGGCGCTGGGTCATCCGCCGGAAGGCAGAGGTTGTCGCGGCTGTGCGCGGTGGCCTGTTGAGCTTGGAAGAAGCCTGCGAGCGTTACACGCTAACTGTCGAAGAATTCCTTTCCTGGCAGTCCTCCATCAACAGCCATGGCCTTGCCGGCCTGCGCACCACGCGCATCCAGCAGTACCGCCACTGA
- a CDS encoding paraquat-inducible protein A, giving the protein MNRLLVIRPVLLVTAPFLLALGLVLPLIRFEKLWFFDETPSLLQIVASLWNGGDVALAALVGLVSIVLPVLKMIGIAAELTAAGSTGSLFYRNVVPHLSKWSMMDVLLVAIVIAAAKTTGLANAFTQPGLWCYAASAMISGLLHSLKGNASGPK; this is encoded by the coding sequence TTGAACAGGCTTTTGGTGATTCGGCCGGTTCTATTGGTGACGGCGCCGTTTCTTCTGGCGCTCGGCCTCGTGCTTCCGCTCATCCGTTTCGAGAAGCTCTGGTTCTTCGACGAGACGCCGTCGCTCCTGCAAATCGTGGCTTCGCTCTGGAATGGCGGCGACGTTGCGCTTGCAGCGCTGGTGGGGCTCGTCTCGATCGTACTGCCGGTCTTGAAAATGATCGGGATCGCGGCAGAATTGACGGCTGCCGGCAGCACCGGCAGCCTGTTTTATCGCAACGTCGTGCCGCATCTGTCCAAGTGGTCCATGATGGATGTGCTGCTCGTTGCGATCGTCATTGCGGCGGCGAAGACGACAGGACTTGCGAATGCGTTCACGCAGCCCGGCCTCTGGTGTTACGCGGCCTCGGCAATGATTTCGGGCCTTCTTCATTCCCTCAAGGGAAATGCGTCCGGCCCGAAATGA
- a CDS encoding GNAT family N-acetyltransferase, giving the protein MDIRIEENTSGGRYVAVLEGHEAEMTYSRTSPKLIIIDHTGVPDALRGKGVGQALALHAVEAARQGGWKIIPLCPFFKSQAQRHPEWNDVVN; this is encoded by the coding sequence ATGGATATCAGGATTGAGGAAAACACCTCCGGCGGCCGCTACGTTGCGGTGCTGGAAGGCCATGAAGCGGAAATGACCTATTCCCGGACATCGCCGAAACTCATTATCATCGATCATACCGGCGTGCCCGACGCTTTGCGTGGCAAAGGCGTCGGCCAGGCACTCGCCCTCCACGCGGTCGAGGCAGCCCGCCAGGGCGGCTGGAAGATCATTCCGCTCTGCCCCTTCTTCAAATCACAGGCGCAGCGCCATCCGGAATGGAACGACGTGGTAAACTGA
- a CDS encoding flagellar export protein FliJ produces MKSRESLVRLKEFQVNEKRRQLQQLQMMMSEFERMTKDLESQIVVEEKKSGISDPNHFAYPTFAKAARQRADNLQVSIKELKVQEEALELALEEMQAEYARATALEERDGAVRARA; encoded by the coding sequence ATGAAGTCGCGAGAGAGCCTCGTTCGCCTGAAAGAGTTTCAGGTTAACGAAAAGCGTCGTCAGCTGCAGCAGTTGCAGATGATGATGTCCGAGTTTGAACGGATGACGAAGGATCTGGAGAGCCAGATCGTCGTCGAGGAAAAGAAGTCCGGTATTTCCGACCCGAATCACTTTGCATATCCGACCTTCGCCAAGGCCGCACGTCAGCGCGCCGACAATCTTCAGGTCTCGATCAAGGAACTGAAGGTTCAGGAGGAGGCGCTGGAACTGGCGCTTGAGGAAATGCAGGCGGAATATGCCAGGGCAACGGCGCTCGAAGAGCGCGACGGCGCAGTTCGCGCCCGGGCCTGA
- the ctrA gene encoding cell cycle two-component system response regulator CtrA: MRVLLIEDDSATAQSIELMLKSESFNVYTTDLGEEGVDLGKLYDYDIILLDLNLPDMSGYEVLRTLRLSKVKTPILILSGMAGIEDKVRGLGFGADDYMTKPFHKDELVARIHAIVRRSKGHAQSVIMTGELIVNLDAKTVEVGGQRVHLTGKEYQMLELLSLRKGTTLTKEMFLNHLYGGMDEPELKIIDVFICKLRKKLANAAGGANYIETVWGRGYVLREPDGAEYAETA, encoded by the coding sequence ATGCGGGTACTTCTCATCGAGGATGATAGCGCTACGGCGCAGAGCATCGAACTGATGCTCAAATCTGAGAGTTTTAATGTTTATACGACAGATCTCGGCGAAGAAGGCGTGGATCTGGGCAAGTTGTATGATTACGATATCATCCTTCTCGATCTGAACCTTCCCGACATGTCCGGATACGAAGTGCTGCGCACTCTCCGTCTGTCGAAGGTCAAGACTCCGATCCTGATCCTCTCGGGCATGGCCGGTATCGAAGACAAGGTTCGCGGTCTCGGCTTCGGTGCCGACGACTACATGACCAAGCCCTTCCACAAGGATGAGCTCGTTGCCCGCATCCATGCGATCGTGCGCCGGTCCAAGGGCCATGCACAGTCGGTTATCATGACCGGCGAACTGATCGTCAACCTCGATGCAAAAACCGTCGAAGTCGGCGGCCAGCGCGTTCACCTGACGGGCAAGGAATACCAGATGCTGGAGCTTCTCTCGCTCCGCAAGGGCACCACGCTCACCAAGGAAATGTTCCTGAACCACCTTTATGGCGGTATGGACGAGCCCGAACTGAAGATCATCGACGTCTTCATCTGCAAGCTGCGCAAGAAGCTTGCAAATGCCGCCGGCGGCGCCAACTACATCGAAACCGTCTGGGGTCGCGGCTATGTGCTGCGCGAGCCCGATGGCGCCGAATACGCCGAAACCGCCTGA